In Onychostoma macrolepis isolate SWU-2019 chromosome 14, ASM1243209v1, whole genome shotgun sequence, a single window of DNA contains:
- the LOC131553620 gene encoding nuclear GTPase SLIP-GC-like has translation MKQTKDVIKKIKQNIADQDSTDLRTYIIDQISNMDKMNKSNKNRKKVTIGIFGRSGEGKSSLLNAVLGERYLLPSGSSGACTAITTQVEGNLSDSNYTAEIEFISKEEWDSQLKGLLLDLSDKTEDRNDDMTKIAIEKITALYGANAFKKTLEELKKDAKSAKIDELLLMKKKAISNANSSSFTEEISHFIQHSRSNPGNWYWPIVKSVAIKIPNPLLEHIVIVDIPGTGDCNKTRDSLWKSKLGECSVVWIVSAINRGTTDEDPWEILKHCVYYMTQAGECKSINFIFTKTDDIDPEEYIRNEWPSEEEKPYKDLKTACIRKRNICSKETVKESFENSKLKKKMTLNIFTVSTRAFFDKTLHMELIDTEIPKLQDVLKSLNNSINKDLARDYVNEAKGILSLIKSVQSETNNVVQTEVHNKFEQNLCKALEKLGWQFDMLRCVLEKCLSDGVEESERLCLTSASSVISPNLPHGKGGFHKILKALCTNNGYHWSKAWSTDIDLNMELAQHMHTNIEEEFDSIFPVYYKTGKSVQEQIEKFSIIQSDSEHPRASMFYHIDNFIKREDIKLKMELKREVIERKKEIYLSIKTTIKEAMVPYYEKAAKLHGTGSMKKMQNTLTEAVENLKHDMFEQAKEEVLKKFRDLEQHIKDTLESGLQRSILLLPETGKIKLDVLEDIKELDNLLQQLCD, from the exons ATGAAGCAGACAAAAgacgtcattaaaaaaattaaacaaaatattgcaGACCAAGACTCAACTGACTTAAGAACCTATATTAT AGACCAGATTTCAAATATGGATAAGATGAACAAATCCAATAAAAACAGGAAGAAGGTAACCATAGGGATTTTTGGAAGATCTGGAGAAGGCAAGAGCTCCCTTCTAAACGCAGTCCTTGGAGAAAGATATCTACTTCCATCTGGTTCTTCTGGTGCATGTACAGCCATTACTACACAAGTGGAAGGAAATCTGAGTGACTCCAACTACACAGCAGAGATTGAATTCATTTCTAAAGAG GAGTGGGACAGTCAACTCAAAGGTCTTTTACTAGATTTGTCTGATAAAACTGAGGACAGGAATGATGACATGACGAAAATTGCAATAGAAAAGATTACTGCACTGTATGGTGctaatgcatttaagaaaacaCTGGAGGAGCTCAAAAAAGATGCCAAATCTGCTAAAATCGACGAACTTTTGCTTATGAAAAAGAAAGCAATTTCAAATGCTAAT AGCTCCAGCTTCACCGAGGAGATTTCACATTTCATACAGCATAGTCGATCAAATCCTGGTAACTGGTACTGGCCCATTGTGAAGAGTGTAGCAATCAAGATTCCAAACCCTCTCCTAGAGCACATTGTGATTGTTGATATTCCTGGGACTGGAGACTGCAACAAGACTAGAGACAGCCTATGGAAATCT AAACTAGGAGAGTGCTCTGTAGTGTGGATCGTGAGTGCCATCAACCGAGGCACTACTGATGAAGACCCCTGGGAAATATTAAAACACTGCGTTTACTACATGACGCAAGCAGGAGAGTGCAAAAGCATCAACTTCATCTTTACCAAGACTGACGATATAGATCCAGAAGAATACATTAG aaatgaaTGGCCCAGTGAAGAGGAAAAGCCATACAAG gatctGAAAACAGCATGCATACGCAAAAGGAACATCTGTTCCAAAGAGACAGTGAAAGAAAGCTttgaaaattctaaattaaag aagAAAATGACtctaaacatttttactgtaagCACAAGGGCATTTTTTGACAAAACATTACACATGGAACTCATTGACACAG AAATCCCAAAGTTGCAGGATGTCTTGAAGAGTCTTAACAACAGCATCAACAAAGACCTGGCCAGAGATTATGTCAATGAAGCAAAGGGAATTTTGTCCTTGATCAAAAGTGTGCAGTCGGAGACAAACAATGTG GTTCAGACAGAGGTTCACAATAAATTTGAGCAGAACCTCTGTAAGGCACTGGAGAAGTTAGGTTGGCAGTTTGACATGCTTCGTTGTGTTCTGGAGAAGTGTCTCTCAGATGGAGTGGAAGAGTCAGAGAGATTATGTCTTACCAGTGCAAGTTCCGTTATATCACCT AATTTACCTCATGGCAAAGGAGGATTCCATAAAATCCTCAAGGCTTTGTGTACAAATAATGGCTACCATTGGTCAAAAGCATGGAGTACAGACATAGATCTAAACATGGAATTGGCccaacacatgcacacaaacattgAGGAGGAGTTTGATTCAATTTTTCC AGTCTATTATAAAACAGGGAAATCAGTGCAAGAACAGATTGAAAAATTCAGTATCATCCAAAGTGACTCCGAGCACCCCAGAGCTTCAATGTTTTATCACATTGACAACTTCATCAAAAGAGAG GACATCAAACTCAAGATGGAGCTCAAAAGAGAAGTTattgaaagaaagaaggaaatcTACTTGTCTATCAAAACAACGATTAAGGAAGCAATGGTTCCCTATTATGAAA AAGCTGCGAAGTTGCATGGAACCGGATCCATGAAGAAAATGCAGAACACTCTAACAGAAGCAGTTGAGAATTTAAAACATGACATGTTCGAACAAGCAAAAGAAGAAGTGCTTAAGAAGTTCAGAGATTTGGAG CAACATATAAAAGATACTCTGGAGTCTGGACTACAGAGGTCAATACTCTTGCTGCCAGAAACTGGCAAAATCAAACTGG ATGTTCTTGAAGACATTAAAGAGCTTGATAACCTGTTACAACAACTGTGTGACTGA